From a region of the Zingiber officinale cultivar Zhangliang chromosome 10B, Zo_v1.1, whole genome shotgun sequence genome:
- the LOC122028873 gene encoding uncharacterized protein LOC122028873 isoform X2, whose product MLSSIETPPDPSCSSDLAALKSHEKAPETIAFEEAERVELEENPTSKFSIRNYVLASRRRSCIETSWPFSQQFLQICMKHGVKNLLPPFEPPDLVRSQCLRKSEQLIVEPEAEAEVDPIEPRNVGAIIWKTSDIRLESPLLLKEFDSNSSDPAIESTSEAEISPLDEGTNSDELIQHDHDAELICSVADSTEASPDFDSLVPRQKLEKLQKPLEKKCRLKVKLGVISEINKEGNTLDNSGSVSDPMASKICPVCKAFSSSSNTTLNAHIDQCLSMDSNVKGISGEVPKIKAKQRKKRLMTEIYMTAPRATLEDLDRRNGTNWAVELALLATPTSGVANETKRPKMSATECLENGNDSAVYVDSKEPGNCILQRKKKDLALKHLKDTKMKAQKRKLLFKQSKTQFAATFDDDDQSAVHQQDHVQPAALHTEKQVESTAPATSKPWVCSIQSDIPINVPKSRSESVDNTTLVHRSILAENHQWNSSAVSSEANKFFRSSEVLTGSPKMKRVDCLYNDNRLTNDMKGKSSEIPISNHKWSSRGACSTIGLLKSSKPSDKFLSSGKKPVAIDLGICKKSNKCLNTLQSPLEEEAIFTSKKEILVKRPYFHLEGSKGESNEKALKTFKFRKHRSALRTCKRGPPFLLPNDGVHGTTNNLIVRRNRAVHNHEFGSLNNFTNNHEFPIRGNNTESERPGLSKTVEEREHNNLIHPAIPRCNNSQVEDSDALVEDQSHGAPGEAGGDHVSNDFVNSDKLEISFRNKSCSSRHAVGKVHVDNFEKRSGQQEFICNDVSCEDVEYEDIQMEVATVDKDVEVSCAVLLKKYQAETTSAQDSIGCLTSHGGMELKVPSKSPSMTSLISAENHHRHLHLDTGQSGSPTSAGSYVSLMPYEGSRSKDPEPELSMRSFESQTAELTENTEQRNFNSREHKKDDLAETTPKKCLNEKPFCCSCRESISKDLQLPSHNETSRTTKENRVSNLFIGPRISSSFKTYQSPRSNSISKSSQQSNYNNSIDFSGSYGSYTDLGSPSPQSLNQSSSNPVLRLMGKNLMVVNNEPLMYPQTIAPDHTPYVNSVSTGFASINHLMQQDSSYHCHQPIVGSQAIHHALLTGDPTVFPHLPTIAMGNTARAPLHPAWTIKPDQHMQQTPFQRHGSCSPYAMNEVIVIDDRCSQHENELKGSLKNTTNTSLLSAYGPSALAPRPFACFPLESQNRNVSGRPSALFANFQPVTNASFMNQRFSTQSQGALIPYPNFQAPASSRMGPSFYYPAILR is encoded by the exons ATGTTATCATCCATCGAAACTCCTCCAGATCCTTCATGTTCCTCAGATCTCGCAGCACTGAAATCTCATGAGAAGGCTCCTGAAACGATTGCCTTCGAAGAGGCAGAAAGAGTAGAACTTGAAGAAAATCCAACCTCTAAATTTTCCATTAG GAATTATGTTCTTGCATCGCGGCGGCGTAGCTGCATCGAGACTAGTTGGCCTTTTTCGCAGCAGTTCCTCCAAATTTGCATGAAGCATGGTGTCAAGAATCTACTTCCACCATTTGAACCTCCTGATCTGGTGAGATCCCAGTGCTTGAGAAAGTCAGAACAACTTATTGTCGAACCCGAAGCCGAAGCCGAAGTCGATCCTATTGAGCCTAGAAATGTTGGTGCCATCATCTGGAAGACTTCAGATATCAGATTGGAATCGCCTTTACTTTTAAAGGAATTCGATTCAAACTCTTCTGATCCAGCTATAGAGTCGACGTCTGAGGCCGAAATATCTCCACTGGATGAAGGAACAAATTCAGATGAACTGATTCAACATGACCATGATGCTGAACTCATTTGTTCCGTAGCCGATAGCACTGAAGCATCACCGGATTTTGATTCTCTTGTGCCTAGACAGAAGTTGGAGAAGCTACAGAAGCCACTCGAAAAGAAGTGCAGATTGAAAGTTAAGCTGGGTGTTATCTCCGAGATCAATAAGGAAGGCAACACACTAGATAATTCCGGTTCCGTTTCGGATCCTATGGCTTCGAAGATTTGTCCAGTTTGTAAAGCATTTTCATCCAGTTCGAACACTACTTTGAATGCGCACATCGACCAGTGTCTCTCCATGGACTCAAATGTGAAGGGCATTTCAGGCGAGGTCCCAAAGATTAAAGCTAAACAAAGGAAGAAGAGATTGATGACCGAGATTTACATGACAGCTCCTCGTGCCACTCTTGAAGACCTTGATAGGAGAAATGGTACAAATTGGGCCGTGGAGCTCGCTTTGCTGGCAACACCAACCAGTGGGGTTGCCAATGAGACCAAGAGACCCAAGATGTCTGCAACTGAATGTCTAGAGAATGGAAATGACAGTGCTGTTTATGTTGACTCAAAAG AACCAGGAAATTGTATTttgcaaagaaagaagaaggattTAGCACTGAAACACTTGAAGGATACTAAAATGAAGGCACAAAAAAGGAAACTGTTATTCAAACAGTCTAAAACTCAG TTTGCAGCCAcatttgatgatgatgatcaaTCTGCTGTCCATCAGCAAGATCATGTTCAGCCAGCTGCATTGCATACTGAGAAACAAGTTGAGAGCACTGCTCCTGCAACTTCGAAACCTTGGGTTTGCTCTATACAATCAGATATCCCGATAAATGTTCCTAAAAGCAGAAGTGAGAGCGTGGACAACACAACACTAGTACATAGGAGCATTTTGGCGGAGAATCACCAATGGAATTCTTCAGCTGTCAGTAGTGAAGCCAATAAATTCTTTAGGTCATCAGAAGTATTGACTGGTTCTCCGAAAATgaagagagttgattgcttgtaTAATGACAATCGCCTCACAAATGATATGAAAGGGAAGTCTTCAGAAATACCTATTTCCAATCACAAATGGTCTTCGAGAGGTGCTTGTTCAACTATTGGTCTCCTCAAATCGTCAAAGCCATCTGATAAGTTCCTATCTAGTGGAAAAAAACCAGTGGCGATTGACCTGGGCATTTGTAAAAAATCTAACAAGTGTTTGAATACGTTACAATCTCCGTTGGAGGAAGAAGCTATTTTCACTTCCAAAAAGGAAATCCTAGTTAAGAGACCGTATTTCCATTTGGAAGGAAGTAAAGGTGAGTCAAATGAAAAGGCACTTAAGACCTTTAAGTTCCGTAAGCACAGATCGGCTTTGAGAACTTGCAAGAGAGGACCACCATTTTTACTACCTAATGATGGAGTGCATGGAACTACCAATAATTTGATTGTGAGAAGAAATAGGGCAGTACACAATCATGAATTTGGTTCGCTGAATAATTTTACTAATAACCATGAGTTTCCAATCCGAGGCAATAACACAGAGTCTGAGAGACCAGGATTATCAAAGACAGTTGAAGAGCGAGAACACAATAATTTGATACACCCTGCAATACCTCGGTGCAACAATAGTCAAGTTGAAGACTCAGATGCTCTAGTAGAAGATCAGAGTCACGGAGCACCAGGAGAAGCTGGTGGTGATCATGTTTCCAATGATTTTGTCAACTCAGATAAACTGGAAATTAGTTTCAGAAACAAATCATGTTCTTCTCGACATGCAGTTGGCAAAGTCCATGTAGATAACTTTGAGAAAAGATCTGGCCAGCAAGAATTCATTTGCAATGATGTATCCTGCGAAGATGTTGAATATGAAGATATTCAAATGGAAGTTGCCACTGTAGACAAAGATGTTGAAGTCTCTTGTGCAGttctattaaaaaaatatcaagctGAAACCACATCTGCTCAAGATTCTATCGGTTGTCTAACTAGTCACGGGGGTATGGAACTCAAGGTGCCCTCTAAGAGCCCATCAATGACTTCATTAATATCAGCTGAAAATCACCATAGGCATTTGCACCTGGACACTGGCCAATCTGGATCACCAACTTCTGCAGGATCTTATGTCTCCTTAATGCCTTATGAAGGCTCCAGATCGAAAGATCCAGAACCTGAACTCTCAATGAGGAGTTTTGAATCTCAGACTGCTGAACTCACTGAGAATACTGAACAAAGAAATTTCAATAGTAGAGAACACAAGAAGGATGATCTAGCAGAAACAACACCTAAGAAATGCTTGAATGAGAAGCCATTTTGCTGTTCATGCAGGGAGAGCATTTCGAAAGATTTACAGTTACCAAGCCATAATGAAACTTCCAGGACAACTAAGGAAAATCGAGTTTCAAACTTGTTTATTGGGCCAAGAATATCTTCCTCCTTCAAAACATATCAGAGTCCCAGGAGTAATAGTATATCCAAATCATCACAGCAGTCCAATTACAACAATTCAATTGATTTTTCTGGAAGTTATGGATCATACACTGATTTAGGTTCTCCATCACCTCAGTCACTGAACCAATCCAGTTCTAACCCGGTACTTCGATTGATGGGTAAAAACCTAATGGTTGTAAACAACGAACCGCTTATGTATCCTCAAACTATTGCTCCAGACCATACACCGTATGTGAATTCTGTTTCTACTGGATTTGCTTCCATCAACCACCTCATGCAACAAGATAGTTCATATCACTGCCATCAACCTATAGTTGGCTCGCAAGCCATTCATCATGCTTTATTAACTGGTGACCCCACTGTGTTTCCACATTTACCTACCATTGCAATGGGCAACACTGCCAGGGCTCCTCTTCATCCTGCTTGGACAATAAAACCAGATCAACACATGCAGCAGACACCATTCCAAAGGCATGGCTCTTGCTCTCCTTATGCGATGAATGAGGTGATTGTCATTGATGACCGATGTTCACAGCATGAGAATGAACTCAAAGGCTCCCTAAAGAATACCACAAACACTTCATTGCTTAGTGCGTATGGGCCGAGTGCTTTAGCTCCAAGACCCTTTGCTTGCTTTCCATTGGAAAGCCAGAATAGGAATGTCTCAGGCAGACCTTCAGCTTTATTTGCTAATTTTCAACCAGTGACAAATGCTAGTTTTATGAATCAAAGGTTCAGCACACAAAGCCAAGGTGCTCTTATTCCATATCCAAATTTCCAGGCACCTGCATCAAGTCGGATGGGTCCATCGTTCTATTATCCTGCAATTCTGCGGTGA
- the LOC122028873 gene encoding uncharacterized protein LOC122028873 isoform X1, which yields MLSSIETPPDPSCSSDLAALKSHEKAPETIAFEEAERVELEENPTSKFSIRNYVLASRRRSCIETSWPFSQQFLQICMKHGVKNLLPPFEPPDLVRSQCLRKSEQLIVEPEAEAEVDPIEPRNVGAIIWKTSDIRLESPLLLKEFDSNSSDPAIESTSEAEISPLDEGTNSDELIQHDHDAELICSVADSTEASPDFDSLVPRQKLEKLQKPLEKKCRLKVKLGVISEINKEGNTLDNSGSVSDPMASKICPVCKAFSSSSNTTLNAHIDQCLSMDSNVKGISGEVPKIKAKQRKKRLMTEIYMTAPRATLEDLDRRNGTNWAVELALLATPTSGVANETKRPKMSATECLENGNDSAVYVDSKGMKLGILSKINEPAPDDLNMWKNAIAEPGNCILQRKKKDLALKHLKDTKMKAQKRKLLFKQSKTQFAATFDDDDQSAVHQQDHVQPAALHTEKQVESTAPATSKPWVCSIQSDIPINVPKSRSESVDNTTLVHRSILAENHQWNSSAVSSEANKFFRSSEVLTGSPKMKRVDCLYNDNRLTNDMKGKSSEIPISNHKWSSRGACSTIGLLKSSKPSDKFLSSGKKPVAIDLGICKKSNKCLNTLQSPLEEEAIFTSKKEILVKRPYFHLEGSKGESNEKALKTFKFRKHRSALRTCKRGPPFLLPNDGVHGTTNNLIVRRNRAVHNHEFGSLNNFTNNHEFPIRGNNTESERPGLSKTVEEREHNNLIHPAIPRCNNSQVEDSDALVEDQSHGAPGEAGGDHVSNDFVNSDKLEISFRNKSCSSRHAVGKVHVDNFEKRSGQQEFICNDVSCEDVEYEDIQMEVATVDKDVEVSCAVLLKKYQAETTSAQDSIGCLTSHGGMELKVPSKSPSMTSLISAENHHRHLHLDTGQSGSPTSAGSYVSLMPYEGSRSKDPEPELSMRSFESQTAELTENTEQRNFNSREHKKDDLAETTPKKCLNEKPFCCSCRESISKDLQLPSHNETSRTTKENRVSNLFIGPRISSSFKTYQSPRSNSISKSSQQSNYNNSIDFSGSYGSYTDLGSPSPQSLNQSSSNPVLRLMGKNLMVVNNEPLMYPQTIAPDHTPYVNSVSTGFASINHLMQQDSSYHCHQPIVGSQAIHHALLTGDPTVFPHLPTIAMGNTARAPLHPAWTIKPDQHMQQTPFQRHGSCSPYAMNEVIVIDDRCSQHENELKGSLKNTTNTSLLSAYGPSALAPRPFACFPLESQNRNVSGRPSALFANFQPVTNASFMNQRFSTQSQGALIPYPNFQAPASSRMGPSFYYPAILR from the exons ATGTTATCATCCATCGAAACTCCTCCAGATCCTTCATGTTCCTCAGATCTCGCAGCACTGAAATCTCATGAGAAGGCTCCTGAAACGATTGCCTTCGAAGAGGCAGAAAGAGTAGAACTTGAAGAAAATCCAACCTCTAAATTTTCCATTAG GAATTATGTTCTTGCATCGCGGCGGCGTAGCTGCATCGAGACTAGTTGGCCTTTTTCGCAGCAGTTCCTCCAAATTTGCATGAAGCATGGTGTCAAGAATCTACTTCCACCATTTGAACCTCCTGATCTGGTGAGATCCCAGTGCTTGAGAAAGTCAGAACAACTTATTGTCGAACCCGAAGCCGAAGCCGAAGTCGATCCTATTGAGCCTAGAAATGTTGGTGCCATCATCTGGAAGACTTCAGATATCAGATTGGAATCGCCTTTACTTTTAAAGGAATTCGATTCAAACTCTTCTGATCCAGCTATAGAGTCGACGTCTGAGGCCGAAATATCTCCACTGGATGAAGGAACAAATTCAGATGAACTGATTCAACATGACCATGATGCTGAACTCATTTGTTCCGTAGCCGATAGCACTGAAGCATCACCGGATTTTGATTCTCTTGTGCCTAGACAGAAGTTGGAGAAGCTACAGAAGCCACTCGAAAAGAAGTGCAGATTGAAAGTTAAGCTGGGTGTTATCTCCGAGATCAATAAGGAAGGCAACACACTAGATAATTCCGGTTCCGTTTCGGATCCTATGGCTTCGAAGATTTGTCCAGTTTGTAAAGCATTTTCATCCAGTTCGAACACTACTTTGAATGCGCACATCGACCAGTGTCTCTCCATGGACTCAAATGTGAAGGGCATTTCAGGCGAGGTCCCAAAGATTAAAGCTAAACAAAGGAAGAAGAGATTGATGACCGAGATTTACATGACAGCTCCTCGTGCCACTCTTGAAGACCTTGATAGGAGAAATGGTACAAATTGGGCCGTGGAGCTCGCTTTGCTGGCAACACCAACCAGTGGGGTTGCCAATGAGACCAAGAGACCCAAGATGTCTGCAACTGAATGTCTAGAGAATGGAAATGACAGTGCTGTTTATGTTGACTCAAAAGGTATGAAACTTGGGATTTTGTCGAAGATTAATGAACCAGCACCGGATGACCTTAATATGTGGAAGAATGCAATTGCAGAACCAGGAAATTGTATTttgcaaagaaagaagaaggattTAGCACTGAAACACTTGAAGGATACTAAAATGAAGGCACAAAAAAGGAAACTGTTATTCAAACAGTCTAAAACTCAG TTTGCAGCCAcatttgatgatgatgatcaaTCTGCTGTCCATCAGCAAGATCATGTTCAGCCAGCTGCATTGCATACTGAGAAACAAGTTGAGAGCACTGCTCCTGCAACTTCGAAACCTTGGGTTTGCTCTATACAATCAGATATCCCGATAAATGTTCCTAAAAGCAGAAGTGAGAGCGTGGACAACACAACACTAGTACATAGGAGCATTTTGGCGGAGAATCACCAATGGAATTCTTCAGCTGTCAGTAGTGAAGCCAATAAATTCTTTAGGTCATCAGAAGTATTGACTGGTTCTCCGAAAATgaagagagttgattgcttgtaTAATGACAATCGCCTCACAAATGATATGAAAGGGAAGTCTTCAGAAATACCTATTTCCAATCACAAATGGTCTTCGAGAGGTGCTTGTTCAACTATTGGTCTCCTCAAATCGTCAAAGCCATCTGATAAGTTCCTATCTAGTGGAAAAAAACCAGTGGCGATTGACCTGGGCATTTGTAAAAAATCTAACAAGTGTTTGAATACGTTACAATCTCCGTTGGAGGAAGAAGCTATTTTCACTTCCAAAAAGGAAATCCTAGTTAAGAGACCGTATTTCCATTTGGAAGGAAGTAAAGGTGAGTCAAATGAAAAGGCACTTAAGACCTTTAAGTTCCGTAAGCACAGATCGGCTTTGAGAACTTGCAAGAGAGGACCACCATTTTTACTACCTAATGATGGAGTGCATGGAACTACCAATAATTTGATTGTGAGAAGAAATAGGGCAGTACACAATCATGAATTTGGTTCGCTGAATAATTTTACTAATAACCATGAGTTTCCAATCCGAGGCAATAACACAGAGTCTGAGAGACCAGGATTATCAAAGACAGTTGAAGAGCGAGAACACAATAATTTGATACACCCTGCAATACCTCGGTGCAACAATAGTCAAGTTGAAGACTCAGATGCTCTAGTAGAAGATCAGAGTCACGGAGCACCAGGAGAAGCTGGTGGTGATCATGTTTCCAATGATTTTGTCAACTCAGATAAACTGGAAATTAGTTTCAGAAACAAATCATGTTCTTCTCGACATGCAGTTGGCAAAGTCCATGTAGATAACTTTGAGAAAAGATCTGGCCAGCAAGAATTCATTTGCAATGATGTATCCTGCGAAGATGTTGAATATGAAGATATTCAAATGGAAGTTGCCACTGTAGACAAAGATGTTGAAGTCTCTTGTGCAGttctattaaaaaaatatcaagctGAAACCACATCTGCTCAAGATTCTATCGGTTGTCTAACTAGTCACGGGGGTATGGAACTCAAGGTGCCCTCTAAGAGCCCATCAATGACTTCATTAATATCAGCTGAAAATCACCATAGGCATTTGCACCTGGACACTGGCCAATCTGGATCACCAACTTCTGCAGGATCTTATGTCTCCTTAATGCCTTATGAAGGCTCCAGATCGAAAGATCCAGAACCTGAACTCTCAATGAGGAGTTTTGAATCTCAGACTGCTGAACTCACTGAGAATACTGAACAAAGAAATTTCAATAGTAGAGAACACAAGAAGGATGATCTAGCAGAAACAACACCTAAGAAATGCTTGAATGAGAAGCCATTTTGCTGTTCATGCAGGGAGAGCATTTCGAAAGATTTACAGTTACCAAGCCATAATGAAACTTCCAGGACAACTAAGGAAAATCGAGTTTCAAACTTGTTTATTGGGCCAAGAATATCTTCCTCCTTCAAAACATATCAGAGTCCCAGGAGTAATAGTATATCCAAATCATCACAGCAGTCCAATTACAACAATTCAATTGATTTTTCTGGAAGTTATGGATCATACACTGATTTAGGTTCTCCATCACCTCAGTCACTGAACCAATCCAGTTCTAACCCGGTACTTCGATTGATGGGTAAAAACCTAATGGTTGTAAACAACGAACCGCTTATGTATCCTCAAACTATTGCTCCAGACCATACACCGTATGTGAATTCTGTTTCTACTGGATTTGCTTCCATCAACCACCTCATGCAACAAGATAGTTCATATCACTGCCATCAACCTATAGTTGGCTCGCAAGCCATTCATCATGCTTTATTAACTGGTGACCCCACTGTGTTTCCACATTTACCTACCATTGCAATGGGCAACACTGCCAGGGCTCCTCTTCATCCTGCTTGGACAATAAAACCAGATCAACACATGCAGCAGACACCATTCCAAAGGCATGGCTCTTGCTCTCCTTATGCGATGAATGAGGTGATTGTCATTGATGACCGATGTTCACAGCATGAGAATGAACTCAAAGGCTCCCTAAAGAATACCACAAACACTTCATTGCTTAGTGCGTATGGGCCGAGTGCTTTAGCTCCAAGACCCTTTGCTTGCTTTCCATTGGAAAGCCAGAATAGGAATGTCTCAGGCAGACCTTCAGCTTTATTTGCTAATTTTCAACCAGTGACAAATGCTAGTTTTATGAATCAAAGGTTCAGCACACAAAGCCAAGGTGCTCTTATTCCATATCCAAATTTCCAGGCACCTGCATCAAGTCGGATGGGTCCATCGTTCTATTATCCTGCAATTCTGCGGTGA